One window from the genome of Pseudalkalibacillus hwajinpoensis encodes:
- a CDS encoding sigma-70 family RNA polymerase sigma factor, translating into MGEKKTDNEFERNEIVREFIDDFAEQIKRLAYTYVKNWAVADDITQEVFISCFKNIEHFRGESSYKTWLFKITVNRCKDYLKSKWFRSMVPFRGDEKVEVAAGLDEILVQKSEGEEISQKVLSLSVKYREVIILFYYEDLGLQEIEELTGIKTETVKTRLRRAKLQLRELYKEVE; encoded by the coding sequence TTGGGGGAGAAAAAAACAGACAATGAGTTTGAGAGAAATGAAATCGTTAGGGAGTTTATTGATGACTTTGCCGAGCAGATTAAGCGGCTGGCTTATACATACGTGAAAAATTGGGCGGTAGCGGATGATATTACGCAAGAAGTATTTATTTCTTGTTTTAAAAACATAGAACATTTCAGGGGAGAAAGTAGCTATAAAACCTGGTTGTTTAAAATCACGGTCAATCGATGTAAAGATTATTTGAAGAGTAAGTGGTTCAGGTCGATGGTTCCTTTTCGCGGGGATGAAAAGGTGGAGGTGGCGGCTGGTCTTGACGAGATACTCGTTCAAAAAAGCGAAGGGGAAGAGATTTCTCAGAAGGTTCTTTCGCTTTCGGTGAAATATCGAGAAGTGATTATATTGTTCTATTATGAGGATTTAGGTCTTCAGGAAATAGAAGAATTAACAGGTATTAAAACAGAGACGGTTAAAACAAGATTAAGGCGTGCTAAATTGCAACTTCGTGAGCTTTATAAGGAGGTTGAGTAG
- a CDS encoding cell wall-binding repeat-containing protein, whose product MRKVVFYLVASLLVLSGLTLQGKGYAASDSHNEWKNEIKKLEQDKGTTFSKEDLEKIESQVKDKLSSDPNKVKTLTDYWENEPNDTLDRANLLNLDDTVYGTFEWDDVDVYQIEVKNPIELVVSGASQRGIDLGFLLVDGNGNGLTPDAYEIYDGVQVQLYVIPEGTYYIVALDLNGGGSDSMYALSAMNMEYIDRISGDDRYETAIEIARAGWPNGADNVVLATGSTFPDALAGAPLAFQMDAPILLTPKAKLDKRVRNLMKEFGVKKVTILGGPNAVSSAVENELKKDMKLTVNRIQGENRYETAAAIAETLLPNRTAVVVDGGNFPDALSMAPYAAMYGHPIFLTDSNELSKATKDAMANYTKTYVIGGPNAISEKVKKQLPSPTRIQGNDRYETSIAVTKKLKLPTYGVFVATGEGFADALTGSVLAAKFGAPTILTKKNQLPESTYKFFKEEQTTDYIILGGTSAVGPGVEDDILSLD is encoded by the coding sequence ATGAGGAAAGTGGTATTTTATCTAGTTGCTAGTCTTCTAGTATTAAGCGGATTAACGTTGCAGGGAAAAGGTTATGCAGCAAGTGATAGTCATAATGAGTGGAAGAATGAAATTAAGAAGCTGGAACAGGACAAAGGAACTACTTTTTCGAAAGAAGATTTAGAGAAAATTGAATCACAGGTAAAAGACAAGCTATCGAGTGATCCTAACAAGGTGAAAACACTAACGGATTATTGGGAGAATGAACCCAATGATACGTTGGATCGAGCGAATCTATTAAATCTCGATGATACGGTGTATGGCACGTTTGAATGGGATGATGTTGACGTCTATCAAATTGAAGTGAAAAATCCGATAGAATTGGTGGTTTCAGGCGCTTCACAGCGTGGGATTGACCTCGGTTTTCTTCTTGTCGATGGAAATGGGAACGGGTTGACTCCAGATGCTTATGAGATTTACGACGGCGTTCAAGTTCAACTATACGTGATTCCAGAAGGAACTTATTATATAGTAGCTCTTGATTTAAATGGCGGTGGTTCAGATAGCATGTATGCTTTATCTGCCATGAATATGGAGTATATTGATCGCATCTCAGGTGACGATCGCTATGAAACGGCGATCGAGATTGCTAGAGCAGGGTGGCCAAATGGAGCAGATAATGTGGTTCTTGCGACCGGTTCTACTTTTCCCGATGCACTAGCAGGGGCACCTCTAGCATTCCAAATGGATGCACCGATTCTTCTAACCCCAAAAGCCAAGCTTGATAAGCGCGTAAGGAATTTAATGAAAGAATTCGGCGTGAAGAAGGTTACGATTCTTGGTGGACCGAATGCTGTTTCGTCAGCAGTAGAAAATGAACTGAAAAAAGATATGAAGTTAACCGTTAATCGAATTCAAGGAGAGAATCGATACGAAACGGCAGCGGCGATTGCGGAGACGCTTCTACCGAATCGAACAGCAGTTGTAGTTGATGGTGGGAACTTCCCTGATGCTCTTTCCATGGCTCCATATGCAGCTATGTACGGTCATCCAATCTTTCTAACGGATTCAAATGAATTATCTAAAGCAACTAAGGATGCGATGGCGAATTATACAAAAACCTACGTGATTGGTGGACCGAATGCGATTAGTGAGAAAGTGAAAAAACAGCTACCGTCGCCAACAAGGATACAAGGAAATGATCGTTATGAAACATCAATAGCTGTTACGAAGAAGCTGAAGCTACCAACATACGGCGTATTTGTAGCGACAGGTGAAGGATTCGCTGATGCTTTGACTGGGTCTGTATTAGCAGCTAAGTTTGGTGCACCAACAATTCTAACAAAGAAAAATCAGCTTCCAGAGTCTACTTATAAATTCTTTAAAGAAGAGCAAACGACTGATTATATTATTTTAGGTGGAACAAGTGCTGTTGGACCTGGTGTAGAGGATGATATTCTTTCGTTGGATTGA
- a CDS encoding LysM peptidoglycan-binding domain-containing protein — protein MAIHTVIMGDNLWRISMTYGVPISTLKTVNGLVSDRLVPGLNLYIPDQELPERYYQIKEGDTFWNLSQKYKTSVQAIVAANPTINPTTIPIGARIRIPTMQKYPMETLVFFDAIEGSPYLETLNELADSITYLAIFTYSFTAEGELITIDDDLILKQTKQLNIKPLLVISNYDVQMFSAELAATVLQNKERRATLVRNLVAKLKEKGYAGISIDFEFVPPERRNDFTSFLMELKKGLGNLTLQLNAHAKSSDIPTNRLVGFLDYRAVGEIVDIVSIMTIDYGYAIGPADPISPVWWIEQVLTYATGEIDARKVMMAMSLYGYDWTVPIQSKPAQMISAQIAQNRAVNAWIPIQYNQTAQAPNYRYTFANTSHAVWYEDIQSVTAKFKQMQVYGLLGTTYWRLRFSFPQNWAYVKKNMLVRK, from the coding sequence ATGGCGATCCACACAGTAATAATGGGGGATAATCTTTGGCGAATTTCAATGACCTATGGTGTCCCAATCTCCACTTTGAAGACAGTGAACGGTCTCGTTTCTGATCGGCTTGTCCCTGGCTTGAATTTGTATATCCCCGATCAAGAGTTACCTGAGCGATATTATCAAATTAAAGAGGGAGATACGTTTTGGAACCTTTCTCAAAAATATAAAACATCCGTGCAAGCGATCGTTGCAGCTAATCCTACGATTAATCCGACAACGATTCCAATCGGTGCAAGAATTCGCATTCCTACTATGCAGAAATATCCTATGGAAACCCTCGTCTTCTTTGATGCAATAGAAGGCTCACCTTACTTAGAAACGTTGAATGAATTAGCAGATTCTATAACCTATTTAGCTATCTTCACTTACTCATTCACGGCTGAAGGCGAGCTTATTACAATCGATGATGATCTAATCTTAAAGCAAACGAAACAATTAAACATTAAGCCATTACTTGTCATCAGTAACTATGACGTGCAAATGTTTAGTGCGGAGTTAGCCGCTACGGTTCTTCAAAATAAAGAAAGACGAGCAACACTCGTTCGAAATCTCGTTGCGAAATTAAAAGAAAAAGGCTATGCAGGAATTAGTATTGATTTCGAATTTGTTCCACCTGAGAGAAGAAATGATTTTACCTCCTTTTTAATGGAGTTAAAGAAAGGGCTGGGTAATCTAACACTCCAACTCAATGCGCATGCCAAAAGCAGCGACATACCAACAAACCGTTTAGTCGGTTTTCTTGACTACAGGGCGGTTGGTGAGATTGTGGACATTGTTTCCATTATGACGATTGACTACGGATACGCGATTGGTCCAGCTGACCCGATCTCACCTGTGTGGTGGATCGAACAGGTATTAACTTACGCCACTGGGGAGATCGATGCACGCAAAGTCATGATGGCGATGAGTTTGTATGGATATGACTGGACGGTGCCGATTCAGTCTAAACCAGCTCAAATGATTTCTGCGCAAATAGCCCAGAATCGAGCAGTCAATGCGTGGATTCCCATTCAATACAACCAAACCGCACAGGCGCCAAACTACCGCTACACCTTTGCAAATACGTCGCACGCAGTTTGGTATGAAGACATCCAAAGCGTCACAGCGAAATTCAAACAAATGCAAGTTTATGGTTTGCTTGGTACGACTTACTGGAGGCTTCGCTTTTCGTTTCCGCAGAACTGGGCGTATGTGAAGAAGAATATGCTTGTGCGTAAATAA